From a region of the Mytilus galloprovincialis chromosome 3, xbMytGall1.hap1.1, whole genome shotgun sequence genome:
- the LOC143068016 gene encoding zinc finger protein ZIC 1-like, which produces MINPYMDNPHTTLPPGALKLSPPHHMNEGLHNQSSPPQYPSQANGYGTTHSHLGSYAARDFLFRRPDIGLPSHETSGTGHHGGMFSTSAGFHSHHHPETNSSHLLFPGIHDASHQAPSHHLNNQVRFGLPTPPDVYPRTDQFGQFPPRADHYAQHYNMGPINSLNHMNMGPHGPGAFFRYMRPQIKQEHTCLWTDIEQPEPKKPCNKVFNTMHEIVTHITVDHVGGPEQTNHTCFWQECAREQRPFKAKYKLVNHIRVHTGEKPFPCPFPGCGKVFARSENLKIHKRTHTGEKPFRCEFEGCDRRFANSSDRKKHSHVHTSDKPYVCKIRGCDKTYTHPSSLRKHMKIHGNISPSTEMKESDEETSPSEGDITASSPPSSKEVKIEQVTGSQETTTSPLSNASSADIHRNDNVSLGQSHQTNINDWYVYQGSNHGLANLRNENEHSAFSSMGHLSNLHPPPIAQYS; this is translated from the exons ATGATTAATCCGTACATGGACAATCCACATACGACTTTGCCCCCGGGAGCATTGAAGTTGAGTCCCCCACATCACATGAATGAAGGATTACACAATCAATCGAGTCCACCACAGTACCCTTCTCAGGCAAATGGCTATGGAACCACACATTCGCACTTAGGAAGTTATGCTGCAAGAGACTTTTTGTTCAGAAGACCTGATATTGGTCTACCAAGTCATGAAACAAGCGGAACCGGACATCATGGAGGAATGTTTTCTACATCTGCTGGTTTCCATTCACATCATCACCCGGAGACAAATTCTAGTCACCTACTGTTCCCAGGTATACACGATGCTTCACATCAAGCACCATCTCATCATTTGAACAATCAAGTCCGTTTTGGACTTCCAACACCACCGGATGTGTATCCCAGGACGGATCAGTTTGGACAGTTTCCACCACGAGCGGACCATTACGCACAACATTATAACATGGGTCCTATTAACTCTTTAAATCATATGAACATGGGACCACATGGACCAGGAGCATTTTTTCGTTACATGAGACCACAGATCAAACAGGAGCACACGTGTTTATGGACAGACATTGAACAACCAGAGCCAAAAAAGCCTTGCAATAAAGTTTTTAATACAATGCACGAAATAGTGACTCATATAACTGTGGATCATGTCGGAGGTCCAGAACAAACAAATCATACTTGTTTTTGGCAGGAATGTGCTCGGGAACAGAGACCttttaaagcaaaatataaaCTGGTCAATCACATAAGAGTACACACCGGAGAAAAGCCATTTCCTTGTCCGTTTCCGGGATGTGGAAAAGTCTTTGCTAGGTCTGAAAATCTCAAGATTCACAAAAGAACACATACAG gAGAAAAGCCGTTCCGTTGTGAATTCGAGGGATGTGACAGGCGATTTGCAAATAGTTCTGATCGAAAGAAACATTCACATGTTCATACCAGTGATAAGCCCTATGTATGTAAAATTAGAGGTTGCGACAAGACGTATACTCACCCAAGTTCTCTCAGGAAACATATGAAAATACACGGGAACATTTCACCTAGTACCGAAATGAAAGAATCAGACGAAGAAACAAGCCCGTCTGAAGGTGACATTACAGCAAGCTCACCGCCCTCTTCGAAGGAAGTGAAGATTGAACAAGTGACAGGAAGTCAGGAGACTACGACTTCACCATTATCAAATGCTTCGTCTGCCGACATTcatcgaaatgacaatgtaagtTTAGGACAGTCTCATCAAACGAATATCAATGATTGGTACGTTTACCAAGGATCAAATCACGGACTTGCTAATTTGAGAAACGAAAACGAACATTCTGCCTTCAGTTCTATGGGACATTTATCGAACTTACATCCGCCGCCTATCGCACAATATTCTTGA